The following are encoded together in the Bacillus sp. V2I10 genome:
- a CDS encoding ABC transporter ATP-binding protein — MLKHFFAYYRPYKGLFLIDFTCAVIAGLLELSFPLVVNAFIDRLLPSGDWNLIIWACAGLLLLYILNTVLQYVVTYWGHMLGINIETDMRKKLFEHIQKLSFRFFDNTKTGHLISRLTNDLMEIGELAHHGPEDLFIAVMTLIGAFSVMLVINVKLALLTFLVIPFLLFLAIYFNNKMTGAIHQLYTDVADFSARVENNVSGIRVVQAFGNERFEKAQFQENNLRFRLSKLLAYKIMAMNLSISYFLMRLVTLFVLVCGTWFVIQNELSYGEFIGFVLLTNVLFRPIEKINAIIESYPKGIAGFKRYIELIDTEPDIEDKPDAADALSLTGDIRYEGVSFGYQNEDNVLNEIDLTIHAGETVAFVGPSGAGKTTLCSLLPRFYEVSEGRIMIDGTDIRDLTLHSLRRQIGIVQQDVFLFSGTMRENIAYGKLDATEHDIRLAAKHAQLEELIYSLPNGLDTVIGERGVKLSGGQKQRLSIARMFLKNPPILILDEATSALDTETEKAIQESLAKLSAGRTTLVITHRLATIKNADRIIVVNKEGIAEQGSHDELMAEGKGYRRLYEAQFQS, encoded by the coding sequence ATGCTGAAGCATTTTTTCGCCTATTACCGCCCTTATAAAGGGTTATTTTTGATTGATTTTACATGTGCGGTAATCGCCGGACTTCTCGAGCTCAGCTTCCCGCTGGTCGTCAATGCCTTTATTGACCGCCTCCTTCCAAGCGGAGACTGGAACCTGATTATCTGGGCATGCGCCGGATTGCTTTTGCTGTACATATTAAACACAGTCCTTCAATACGTTGTCACCTACTGGGGGCACATGCTTGGAATCAACATAGAGACCGATATGCGCAAAAAGCTGTTTGAGCATATTCAAAAGCTTTCCTTTCGCTTTTTTGATAATACGAAAACCGGGCATTTAATTTCACGCCTTACAAATGATTTAATGGAAATCGGTGAACTTGCCCATCACGGCCCAGAAGATTTATTTATAGCTGTAATGACATTAATCGGAGCTTTTTCTGTGATGCTTGTTATTAATGTAAAGCTCGCGCTGCTGACATTCTTAGTCATCCCATTCCTCCTTTTCCTTGCCATTTATTTTAATAATAAAATGACAGGTGCGATTCATCAGCTCTATACAGACGTTGCTGATTTCAGCGCACGTGTTGAAAACAACGTCAGCGGAATTCGCGTTGTGCAGGCTTTCGGAAATGAAAGATTTGAGAAAGCCCAGTTTCAGGAAAACAACCTGCGCTTCCGCTTATCAAAACTGCTCGCTTATAAAATTATGGCTATGAACTTATCAATCAGCTACTTCCTTATGCGCCTTGTCACACTGTTTGTCTTAGTGTGCGGCACTTGGTTCGTGATTCAAAATGAGCTTTCCTACGGTGAGTTCATCGGCTTTGTCCTGTTAACGAATGTTCTTTTCCGTCCGATTGAAAAGATCAACGCCATCATCGAAAGCTATCCGAAAGGAATCGCCGGATTTAAGCGTTATATTGAATTGATTGATACAGAACCCGACATTGAAGATAAACCGGATGCAGCTGACGCTTTATCATTAACCGGGGATATTCGCTATGAAGGTGTATCTTTTGGTTATCAGAATGAGGACAATGTATTAAACGAAATTGATTTAACGATTCATGCCGGAGAGACCGTTGCATTTGTAGGCCCCTCCGGCGCCGGGAAAACGACGTTATGCAGTCTTCTTCCCCGATTTTATGAAGTAAGCGAAGGCCGAATTATGATTGATGGCACGGATATCCGCGACTTGACTCTTCACTCTCTGCGGAGGCAAATCGGAATTGTACAGCAGGATGTGTTCCTTTTTTCCGGAACGATGAGAGAAAACATTGCTTATGGCAAGCTTGATGCAACGGAGCATGACATAAGGCTTGCAGCGAAGCATGCACAATTAGAAGAGCTGATTTATTCTCTTCCAAACGGGCTTGATACGGTAATTGGAGAGCGCGGCGTCAAATTATCCGGCGGACAAAAGCAGCGCTTGTCTATTGCAAGAATGTTCCTTAAGAATCCTCCAATTCTTATACTTGATGAAGCGACCTCCGCCCTTGATACCGAGACGGAAAAAGCCATTCAGGAATCTCTGGCAAAGCTGTCTGCAGGCAGGACAACACTTGTCATCACCCACAGGCTCGCAACGATTAAGAACGCAGACAGAATCATTGTGGTAAATAAAGAGGGCATTGCTGAGCAGGGTTCACATGATGAACTGATGGCAGAAGGGAAAGGGTACCGCAGACTTTATGAAGCTCAGTTTCAGTCTTAA
- a CDS encoding ring-cleaving dioxygenase translates to MQPLKGIHHVSAITAKAPENYEFYTKTLGLRLIKKTVNQDDVSVYHLFYGDEKGNPGTELTFFEIPNAGRVHEGVNSISATSLRVRNDKALSFWKQRFEEYDVEHSEIVQAGYRQTLSFKDFEGQRLILVSDENNAGVAGGQPWDKSQVPAEFAIIGLGPVKLTVAVPERTIEILTDILGFRAKGSYPSDVPGQPEILVFETGEGGSGAEVHIEERLDLPQERLGRGGVHHVAFRVDNEEEMHKWIEKLKSERIPSSGFVDRFYFRSLYFREPNGILFELATDGPGFDTDEELNHLGESLALPPFLENRRAEIEAKLKPLNTKLS, encoded by the coding sequence ATGCAGCCATTAAAAGGCATTCACCATGTATCGGCCATTACAGCTAAAGCACCTGAAAACTACGAGTTTTATACAAAGACGTTAGGTTTAAGATTAATAAAGAAAACCGTTAACCAGGATGATGTATCTGTTTATCATCTATTTTATGGAGATGAGAAGGGAAATCCGGGTACGGAGCTTACCTTCTTTGAAATTCCAAATGCAGGACGCGTGCACGAAGGGGTCAACAGTATATCGGCAACCTCGCTGCGTGTGCGAAATGACAAGGCATTAAGCTTTTGGAAACAAAGGTTTGAAGAATATGATGTGGAACACAGCGAAATTGTTCAAGCAGGTTACCGCCAAACTTTGTCATTCAAGGACTTTGAAGGACAGCGCCTGATCTTGGTTTCTGATGAAAATAACGCTGGAGTTGCCGGAGGACAGCCTTGGGATAAAAGTCAGGTTCCAGCCGAGTTCGCCATCATTGGACTTGGACCTGTGAAGTTAACGGTAGCAGTGCCGGAGAGAACAATTGAAATTTTAACAGACATTCTGGGCTTTAGAGCAAAAGGAAGCTATCCATCCGACGTGCCTGGACAGCCTGAAATTTTAGTATTTGAAACAGGTGAAGGCGGATCAGGAGCAGAAGTTCACATTGAAGAACGCCTCGACCTTCCTCAAGAACGTCTCGGCCGCGGAGGCGTACATCACGTTGCGTTCCGTGTGGACAATGAAGAGGAAATGCATAAATGGATTGAAAAACTGAAATCTGAGAGAATTCCAAGCTCAGGATTTGTAGACCGTTTTTATTTCCGTTCTCTGTACTTCAGAGAGCCGAATGGCATTCTGTTCGAGCTTGCAACAGATGGGCCAGGATTTGATACAGATGAAGAATTGAATCACTTAGGAGAGTCACTTGCCCTGCCGCCGTTCCTTGAAAACCGCCGTGCAGAAATTGAGGCAAAATTGAAGCCTTTGAATACAAAATTGAGCTAA
- a CDS encoding 26S protease regulatory subunit, translating to MSSGDDKRRKNLKVIQFDKDKNSLIETLQPKETFEDVGGLEDVKKRIRMDFIMPIQSPEFFQAYGKTGGGSLLLYGPPGCGKTFLAKAIAGEIDASFIHLELQAILSMYVGQSEHNLHDIFEKAREQKPCVLFIDELDALGGNRHRMSQHHDRVLVNQLLVELDGLQSFNDQVYIIGATNTPWYLDPALRRPGRFNSLLFIPPPSEQERELILSIKTKNKPQDKLDLSKIAKVTGHFSGADLTQVIDDAISKAIERSLEQGSLQPMSNTDLLKSAKDRNPTTLEWFATAKNYATFSDTNKDYKNVLHYMKTHGIR from the coding sequence ATGAGCTCTGGAGATGACAAGAGACGGAAAAACTTGAAGGTCATTCAGTTTGATAAGGATAAAAACAGTTTAATTGAAACCTTGCAGCCTAAGGAAACATTTGAAGATGTCGGGGGGCTTGAGGATGTCAAAAAGCGGATCCGCATGGACTTTATCATGCCCATCCAATCTCCTGAGTTTTTTCAGGCATACGGAAAAACCGGAGGGGGAAGCTTGCTGTTGTACGGTCCTCCGGGATGCGGAAAGACTTTCCTTGCTAAAGCGATAGCCGGTGAAATCGATGCCAGCTTCATTCACCTGGAGCTGCAAGCTATTCTCTCAATGTATGTAGGCCAAAGCGAACACAATTTGCATGATATTTTTGAAAAAGCACGAGAGCAAAAACCGTGCGTTCTATTTATTGATGAATTGGATGCGCTGGGAGGCAATCGTCACCGCATGAGCCAGCATCATGACCGTGTGCTTGTGAATCAGCTGCTAGTTGAGCTTGACGGCCTCCAATCTTTTAACGATCAGGTATATATTATCGGAGCCACGAACACCCCGTGGTACCTGGATCCTGCCCTTCGCCGTCCAGGAAGATTTAATTCGCTGTTATTTATTCCGCCGCCGTCTGAGCAGGAACGTGAGCTGATTCTTTCAATCAAAACAAAAAATAAGCCTCAGGATAAGCTTGATTTGTCTAAAATAGCAAAGGTCACCGGCCATTTCTCAGGCGCTGATTTAACACAGGTAATCGATGATGCTATCTCAAAAGCGATTGAGCGTTCACTTGAACAAGGATCCCTTCAGCCAATGTCCAATACTGATTTGCTGAAGTCAGCTAAAGATCGTAATCCTACAACACTTGAATGGTTTGCCACGGCAAAAAATTACGCTACCTTCAGCGATACAAATAAAGATTACAAGAATGTGCTTCACTACATGAAGACACACGGAATCAGGTAA
- a CDS encoding lipopolysaccharide assembly protein LapB: MINWQIQTIERIKKLRDWRRYDEAIEDAQNLIASDPEIAHFYSILAHVYSLKEDFESAIHFSKEALKKDPEDYTGNFLLVSSYYQSGDMKSFDHAVEDALRIYPDVAHFYYLKALRAFQKNKLKDSLMLMESALAHESEDPVYLAAYSDFLLLSNKKKESREFERIALEKNENDPHVFYSLANTAFNRGDFKQARELSRLAAEIEPEEETYREQYLELLKTAYPIHTFFLRIIQVNSFLRRRSAVLFWIIMIFIFFAFNPLFWLYLLFTLCPYYVSNYITGLLVRRKFGITRRRQEVNISTAILTGLFIILIGMGAVSIFME, from the coding sequence ATGATTAATTGGCAGATTCAGACAATCGAGCGCATTAAAAAGCTCAGAGACTGGAGAAGATATGATGAAGCAATAGAAGACGCACAGAACCTCATCGCATCAGATCCGGAAATCGCCCATTTCTATTCAATTCTGGCACATGTTTATTCTCTTAAAGAAGACTTTGAATCAGCGATTCACTTTTCAAAAGAAGCATTAAAAAAAGACCCTGAGGATTACACAGGCAACTTTCTGCTTGTCAGCTCTTATTATCAAAGCGGGGATATGAAATCCTTTGATCACGCTGTTGAAGATGCGCTGCGGATATATCCCGATGTTGCTCATTTCTATTATTTAAAAGCTCTGAGAGCCTTTCAAAAGAACAAGCTCAAGGACTCACTTATGCTGATGGAGAGCGCTCTTGCCCATGAGAGCGAAGATCCTGTTTACCTTGCAGCCTACAGTGATTTCCTGCTGCTTTCCAACAAGAAGAAAGAATCGAGGGAATTCGAAAGGATCGCCTTAGAAAAAAATGAGAATGATCCGCACGTCTTCTATTCTTTGGCCAATACTGCTTTTAATCGCGGAGACTTCAAGCAGGCCAGAGAGCTGAGCCGGCTTGCTGCCGAAATAGAGCCTGAGGAAGAAACATACAGAGAGCAATATCTGGAATTATTAAAAACGGCCTATCCCATTCACACGTTTTTCCTCCGAATTATACAGGTTAATTCCTTTCTGAGAAGAAGATCAGCCGTCTTATTTTGGATCATCATGATTTTTATCTTTTTTGCCTTTAACCCGCTATTTTGGCTGTACCTTTTATTCACGTTGTGTCCATACTATGTCAGCAATTACATAACAGGGCTGCTTGTCAGGCGGAAGTTCGGGATTACCCGAAGGAGGCAGGAGGTCAACATTTCAACCGCCATTCTTACTGGGTTATTCATCATATTGATTGGTATGGGCGCAGTATCTATCTTCATGGAATAA
- a CDS encoding DUF4385 domain-containing protein, translating to MPFNDDEDFENTDFRKHPEKYRVGRGEQGVLLVEPYKSEILPYWRFKTPEIAKESSEKIYHLFLEYKDNDDFVGMDMARKFLQMGYTRARRYANYKGGRKYKEDGNIHKREIDEEKAKSAAIFKEMWMAVRENKEYLELKKEHQKKYG from the coding sequence GTGCCATTTAATGACGATGAGGACTTTGAAAACACGGATTTCCGAAAGCATCCAGAGAAATACCGCGTTGGCAGAGGCGAACAGGGTGTCCTGCTTGTAGAACCCTATAAAAGTGAAATCTTGCCTTATTGGCGCTTTAAAACTCCTGAGATTGCAAAGGAATCCTCTGAAAAAATTTATCATCTTTTTCTTGAATACAAAGATAACGATGACTTTGTCGGTATGGACATGGCGAGGAAATTTCTGCAAATGGGCTACACACGGGCAAGAAGATATGCCAATTATAAAGGCGGACGTAAGTATAAAGAAGATGGAAACATCCACAAACGGGAAATTGACGAGGAAAAAGCCAAGTCTGCAGCAATCTTCAAAGAAATGTGGATGGCAGTCAGAGAAAACAAGGAATATTTGGAATTAAAGAAAGAGCATCAGAAAAAGTATGGTTAA
- a CDS encoding mannitol-1-phosphate 5-dehydrogenase — protein sequence MIAVHFGAGNIGRGFIGALLSGAGYEVYFADINKDVIDALNEKGKYEVRLASDKFESFIVSGVKGINSNENPEEVIAKIAEADLITTAVGPNILKFVAKTIALGLKEKKTEANVIACENMIGGTDHLKSEIFKHLNEEEQHAVSELIGFPNSAVDRIVPIQENEDLLSVSVEPFFEWVIEQSKVKGNMPSIQEVTYVDDLIPYIERKLFTVNTGHAVTAYAGYQKGLATVKEAIEDREVRSLVEGALNETSTLLVKEYGFDEGEHSKYVKKIIARFENKHISDEVTRVGRSPKRKLGFDDRLVAPARRLLEKGVTPDDLAAGIAACLKYDFEKDVEAVEIQQLIQEKGISGAMQEVSQLPENHPLIGLVVEKYHKL from the coding sequence ATGATTGCCGTACATTTTGGAGCAGGGAACATCGGCCGCGGTTTTATTGGAGCTTTGCTTAGCGGAGCTGGGTATGAGGTCTATTTTGCTGATATCAATAAAGATGTCATTGACGCTTTAAATGAAAAAGGAAAGTATGAAGTCAGATTAGCTTCTGATAAGTTTGAGTCCTTTATTGTTTCAGGTGTGAAAGGAATCAACAGCAATGAGAATCCAGAAGAAGTCATCGCAAAGATTGCAGAAGCAGACCTGATCACAACTGCGGTGGGACCAAACATTCTAAAGTTTGTTGCGAAAACAATCGCTCTAGGCCTCAAAGAGAAAAAGACAGAAGCAAATGTGATTGCCTGTGAAAATATGATTGGCGGAACGGACCATTTGAAGAGTGAGATCTTCAAGCACCTAAATGAGGAAGAGCAGCATGCCGTCTCAGAGCTGATCGGTTTTCCTAATTCTGCAGTTGACCGCATCGTACCTATTCAGGAAAACGAGGATCTTCTAAGTGTATCAGTAGAACCTTTCTTTGAATGGGTCATTGAGCAATCAAAGGTAAAGGGAAATATGCCTTCTATACAGGAAGTCACTTACGTTGACGATCTTATTCCGTATATTGAGCGCAAACTTTTCACCGTAAATACAGGTCATGCTGTGACTGCATACGCAGGGTATCAAAAAGGACTCGCTACCGTTAAGGAAGCCATTGAAGATAGAGAGGTTCGCAGCCTTGTGGAAGGTGCTCTGAATGAGACAAGCACGCTGCTTGTAAAAGAGTATGGCTTTGACGAGGGAGAGCATTCGAAATACGTAAAAAAAATCATTGCCAGATTTGAAAATAAACACATTTCAGATGAGGTCACTCGAGTAGGAAGATCTCCAAAACGTAAATTAGGCTTTGATGACCGTCTTGTAGCACCTGCGAGAAGACTGCTTGAAAAAGGGGTTACGCCTGATGATCTTGCAGCCGGTATTGCAGCATGTCTAAAATATGATTTTGAAAAAGATGTAGAAGCGGTTGAAATTCAGCAGCTGATTCAAGAAAAGGGCATTTCGGGTGCAATGCAGGAGGTTTCACAGCTTCCTGAAAATCATCCGCTGATCGGCCTTGTTGTAGAAAAATATCATAAGCTGTAA
- a CDS encoding PTS sugar transporter subunit IIA yields MKKILDEANILLNQTIGSKDEAIRLTGKLLVENGYVNEDYVEKMLQREELSTTYMGNGVAIPHGTEDAKKEVNHSGISIVQVPGGVDFGTGEDAKILFGIAGKDGEHLELLSKIAILCSEEDNVKKLVEVTSKQELIALFEEEN; encoded by the coding sequence ATGAAAAAAATACTTGATGAGGCAAATATCCTCCTAAATCAAACAATTGGATCAAAGGACGAAGCGATTCGTTTAACTGGAAAATTACTGGTTGAGAACGGATATGTTAACGAGGACTATGTAGAAAAAATGCTTCAGCGCGAAGAGCTTTCTACGACTTATATGGGAAATGGCGTTGCCATTCCGCATGGCACAGAAGACGCTAAAAAAGAAGTCAATCACTCTGGAATCTCGATTGTTCAAGTTCCGGGAGGCGTCGATTTCGGAACAGGAGAAGATGCTAAGATTCTGTTTGGAATTGCCGGCAAGGACGGGGAGCACCTGGAGCTTCTATCAAAGATTGCGATTCTTTGCTCAGAAGAGGACAACGTGAAAAAACTGGTTGAAGTAACCTCAAAACAAGAGCTGATTGCTTTATTTGAAGAGGAGAATTAA
- a CDS encoding BglG family transcription antiterminator: protein MKVYITARERDILKQLFEQPGFITVHTLANDVGVSSRTIHREMKKLEDTLKNYRIVIEKKAGQGVKLIGLKEDIDRLRNDLSSQSSYDYLQDERVYLLISELIQSKEQMKLYALASKLLVSAATISHDLDRVEKKIEPYQLELVRKRGFGVLLTGEETAKRRLLEALLLETIDEQEFIQIIDKDPLREPESQTYLGFLTSSDLNKADDALKPILEMMPYEMADNAYFSLLIHLSVAVKRLMQQERVSCEKRDMQDVLQFDEFQMAARIGEQLTNVFSLSLPEEEIMEIAVHLRRARRQNEDFNFEQRNSLISLHVKQLIEYVADELGAPLRNNQSLYNGLISHLEPAYYRMKDGIYTHNPFAKETKENYPKLYEAVKKGLELVFPSLVFPDDETAFVVLHFGSSLEERRQVFSYKALIVCSSGIGSSKMLATRIHKEIPEITKTALSSLIGLKKLNLEDFDLIISTVSLPLDSSDYIQVGPLLADHEAEKIRERLKSTSKSKKMSRHPSYAEALGEVNLLEKIDVFEEASKTVKELLRHFRVYHFSNHGSHRDVLFSAAEVLKEQGLITDSETLTSELLKREELGGLGIPDSSIALYHCRDACNVKPVFVLFNLEHPYTVPGMDNRDIEMKTLALLLAPEDFSYTGLEVLSLISATLIETEDNLQLFQSGNGTKITAILNETFHKWLAQKFIK from the coding sequence ATGAAAGTGTATATAACAGCCAGAGAACGGGACATTTTAAAGCAGCTATTTGAACAGCCAGGCTTCATTACGGTTCACACGCTTGCTAATGATGTCGGGGTGAGTTCGAGAACCATTCACCGAGAAATGAAAAAGCTTGAAGATACACTGAAGAATTACCGGATTGTGATTGAGAAGAAGGCAGGGCAAGGGGTGAAGCTGATTGGTCTAAAGGAAGATATAGACCGGCTGCGGAATGACTTGTCCTCGCAGTCTTCCTACGATTACCTTCAGGATGAGCGGGTGTATTTGCTGATAAGTGAATTAATTCAATCCAAAGAACAAATGAAGCTCTATGCCCTTGCGTCAAAGCTGCTTGTTTCTGCAGCAACCATCAGTCATGATTTAGACCGCGTGGAGAAGAAAATTGAACCTTATCAGCTTGAATTAGTAAGAAAAAGAGGATTTGGGGTTCTGCTTACAGGGGAAGAAACGGCAAAAAGAAGATTGCTTGAAGCATTGCTGCTGGAGACGATTGATGAGCAGGAGTTCATTCAGATTATTGATAAGGATCCTCTAAGGGAACCAGAAAGCCAAACGTATTTGGGCTTTTTAACCAGCAGTGATCTGAATAAAGCAGATGATGCATTGAAGCCGATCCTCGAAATGATGCCCTATGAAATGGCGGATAACGCTTATTTTTCCCTATTGATTCATTTAAGTGTTGCAGTGAAAAGGCTGATGCAGCAAGAACGAGTGTCCTGCGAGAAAAGGGATATGCAGGATGTGCTTCAATTTGATGAATTTCAAATGGCCGCAAGGATTGGGGAGCAATTAACGAATGTGTTCAGCCTCTCACTTCCAGAAGAAGAAATCATGGAGATTGCTGTTCATCTTCGAAGAGCGAGAAGGCAAAATGAAGATTTCAACTTTGAACAAAGAAATTCCTTAATCTCCCTGCATGTGAAGCAGCTTATTGAATACGTTGCAGATGAACTCGGCGCTCCGCTTAGAAATAATCAGTCTCTTTACAATGGACTTATTTCACATCTAGAACCAGCTTATTACCGAATGAAAGACGGGATTTACACACATAACCCATTTGCCAAAGAGACAAAAGAAAATTACCCGAAGCTCTATGAGGCTGTAAAAAAAGGGCTGGAACTCGTCTTTCCTTCCCTTGTCTTTCCAGATGACGAAACGGCTTTTGTCGTCCTCCATTTTGGTTCAAGCCTTGAGGAAAGGAGACAGGTCTTTTCATATAAAGCATTAATCGTCTGCTCAAGCGGAATTGGATCCTCCAAGATGCTTGCGACAAGGATACACAAAGAGATACCTGAAATTACTAAAACAGCTTTATCATCGCTGATTGGATTGAAGAAACTGAATTTGGAAGACTTTGATTTAATCATTTCAACCGTCAGTCTGCCGCTGGATTCTTCTGATTATATACAGGTCGGACCGCTGCTTGCGGATCATGAGGCTGAAAAAATTCGCGAACGATTAAAAAGCACATCCAAATCTAAAAAAATGAGCAGACATCCAAGCTATGCAGAGGCTTTAGGCGAGGTCAATCTGCTTGAAAAAATCGATGTCTTTGAAGAAGCATCAAAAACCGTTAAAGAGCTTCTCCGGCATTTCAGAGTCTACCATTTCTCGAATCATGGAAGTCACCGGGACGTTTTATTTTCAGCAGCAGAGGTATTGAAGGAACAGGGTCTTATTACAGATTCCGAAACACTGACGAGCGAGCTTTTGAAGAGGGAAGAGCTAGGGGGACTTGGTATACCGGATTCTTCAATCGCTCTTTATCATTGCCGGGATGCCTGCAACGTTAAGCCGGTTTTCGTTCTTTTTAACCTTGAACATCCTTATACAGTACCGGGCATGGATAACAGGGATATTGAGATGAAAACCCTTGCTCTTCTGCTTGCACCTGAAGATTTTTCTTATACAGGGCTTGAGGTTTTAAGCCTGATCAGTGCAACATTGATCGAAACAGAAGATAACCTTCAGCTTTTTCAATCAGGCAATGGTACAAAGATAACGGCCATATTAAATGAAACTTTTCACAAATGGCTTGCGCAAAAATTTATTAAATAG
- a CDS encoding GNAT family N-acetyltransferase — MKIRILNGNDADAYRKIRLAGLINCPEAFGSSYEEEQLYPIDLYKSRLESDTAYTFGAFENKELAGVVTLVKETKIKLKHKASIFAMYVSPDYRGRGIGKKLMAEAVKKAQEFDDTEQLQLSVVSTNQSAKQLYTSFGFTVYGHENRALKADGIYYDEDHMVLFF; from the coding sequence ATGAAGATCCGAATCCTGAATGGAAATGATGCAGACGCTTACCGTAAAATCCGGCTCGCAGGTTTAATAAACTGCCCTGAAGCATTTGGATCAAGCTACGAGGAAGAACAGCTTTATCCGATTGATCTTTACAAATCGAGACTTGAATCAGATACAGCCTATACGTTTGGAGCTTTTGAGAATAAGGAACTTGCCGGTGTTGTCACTCTAGTAAAAGAAACGAAGATCAAGCTTAAGCATAAAGCTTCGATTTTCGCGATGTATGTTTCTCCTGATTATCGCGGAAGGGGCATTGGAAAAAAGCTGATGGCTGAAGCGGTAAAAAAAGCACAGGAGTTTGACGATACAGAGCAGCTTCAGTTATCTGTAGTGAGCACCAATCAGTCAGCAAAGCAGCTGTACACTTCATTTGGCTTCACCGTTTATGGTCATGAAAATAGAGCGCTAAAAGCTGATGGCATCTATTATGATGAGGATCATATGGTTTTATTTTTTTGA
- a CDS encoding flavin reductase family protein yields the protein MLSIDPAVNTERENYKLLTGSIIPRPIAFVTSLAEDGTLNGAPFSYFNIVSANPPMISVSVQRSGGNQKDTARNISSLKEFVVHIVDHDNVEKINITAANLQPDQSEIELAQLTPIKSSRIAVPGIMEAKVRMECVLERVIELGGNDSPGCDLIIGKIVQFHVEESIYEKGRINPDGLGAVSRLAGNDYARVGELFSIERPK from the coding sequence ATGCTGAGCATTGATCCAGCTGTTAACACGGAAAGGGAGAATTATAAGCTTTTAACAGGAAGCATTATTCCAAGACCGATTGCATTTGTCACTTCACTTGCAGAAGACGGAACATTAAACGGAGCGCCGTTCAGCTACTTTAACATCGTTTCCGCCAATCCCCCGATGATTTCAGTGTCCGTTCAAAGAAGCGGAGGAAATCAAAAGGATACTGCCAGGAATATCAGCAGTCTGAAAGAATTTGTTGTGCATATCGTTGATCATGACAACGTTGAAAAGATAAACATCACGGCAGCGAACCTTCAGCCTGATCAAAGTGAGATTGAATTGGCGCAATTAACGCCTATTAAGAGCAGCAGGATTGCTGTGCCTGGAATAATGGAAGCCAAAGTGCGCATGGAATGTGTGCTTGAACGAGTGATTGAGCTCGGCGGGAACGATTCGCCTGGATGTGATTTGATCATCGGGAAAATTGTTCAGTTTCACGTAGAAGAGAGCATCTATGAAAAAGGAAGAATCAATCCTGATGGACTTGGCGCAGTCAGCAGACTTGCGGGAAATGATTACGCAAGAGTCGGAGAGCTATTTTCAATCGAACGGCCAAAATAA
- a CDS encoding ring-cleaving dioxygenase: MNKKTAGIHHITAIVGHPQENADFYAGVLGLRLVKQTVNFDDPGTYHLYFGDAAGKPGTIITFFPWPNAYQGKVGDGQVGVTSYVVPKGALSFWEARLEKMDVPFSKMERFGEEYVVFDDPHGLHLEIVEREEGESNTWEFGGVTSDVAIKGFGGATLLSAQPERTAELLETIMGFEKVSQEGDFIRFRSTGEIGNVIDLKMTPIGRGQMGVGTVHHIAFRAENDEDQLQWQKHVANGGYQVTPVQDRQYFNAIYFREHGEILFEIATDPPGFAHDEETLGEKLMLPKRYEPQREKIEKVLASFEIREL; encoded by the coding sequence ATGAATAAAAAAACAGCAGGTATCCACCATATCACGGCAATCGTTGGTCATCCCCAGGAAAATGCGGACTTTTATGCAGGGGTTCTTGGCTTGAGACTGGTAAAGCAGACAGTCAATTTTGATGATCCTGGTACGTATCATCTTTACTTTGGAGACGCAGCGGGAAAACCGGGAACGATTATTACGTTTTTCCCATGGCCTAATGCGTATCAGGGGAAAGTTGGAGATGGCCAGGTTGGAGTAACATCATATGTTGTTCCAAAAGGTGCATTGAGCTTTTGGGAAGCCAGACTTGAAAAGATGGATGTCCCATTTTCTAAAATGGAACGGTTCGGTGAGGAGTATGTGGTTTTTGATGATCCGCATGGTCTGCACCTCGAAATCGTTGAACGGGAAGAAGGAGAATCAAACACGTGGGAGTTTGGCGGAGTCACATCTGATGTTGCAATAAAAGGATTTGGAGGGGCAACTCTGTTATCCGCTCAGCCTGAGAGAACAGCAGAACTGCTGGAGACGATCATGGGGTTTGAAAAAGTCAGCCAAGAAGGAGATTTTATCCGTTTTCGCTCAACTGGAGAGATTGGAAATGTGATTGATTTGAAAATGACGCCAATTGGCCGCGGACAAATGGGAGTTGGAACGGTTCATCATATTGCGTTCCGCGCAGAAAATGATGAGGATCAGCTTCAGTGGCAAAAGCATGTTGCAAACGGCGGATATCAAGTCACTCCAGTACAGGACCGACAATATTTCAATGCGATCTATTTCAGAGAACACGGTGAAATCCTGTTTGAAATTGCAACAGATCCTCCAGGATTTGCTCATGATGAGGAGACGCTGGGAGAAAAGCTGATGCTTCCGAAAAGGTATGAGCCACAAAGAGAAAAGATTGAAAAAGTGCTTGCGTCATTTGAGATTAGAGAGCTTTAA